Proteins from one Triticum aestivum cultivar Chinese Spring chromosome 7A, IWGSC CS RefSeq v2.1, whole genome shotgun sequence genomic window:
- the LOC123152898 gene encoding protein LYK5-like: MAITVHHVLLALALIPLAAAQQEYQANAQSDCYANNGSSVLGYTCTNTSSSPPACDTYLAFRSDLPSYGSPITVAFLLNASAPAIAAANHVPVAAPVRNNTLLLVPVPCACTAAGRYQHDAAYAVQFVDETYFSIADDTYQGLSTCQALMAQNPVRDSDILPGVALTVPLRCACPSAAQAAAGVRYLVTYVLDWDDNAFTVAQRFGADYQALLHANGITDDTTVYPFTTMLVPLKDPPTSQIPVVLPAPPAAPPAPASDLVPTASSSESSRWWITVGVGAGCSALALGVLALFLLWRRCCRHGDRNTKTAPWQAPAKGALMWPTVEAVDVREAVWSLTVHDYGDLERATSGFSEEQRLGNSSVYRAVINGGAAAVKRVPGDDMGAETEVSVLGRLNHSSLICLSGLCMHGGNTYMVLEFAENGALSDWLRFNGGEVLGWSQRVQVALDVAGGLNYLHNYTDPPYVHRNLKSGNILLDACFRAKLSNFGLARAITVDADDDDIGLWMTRNVVGTQGYLAPEYLEHGLIGPQLDVFAFGVVLLELLSGKEAAVAPDNDGKVVLLWEEAEGLGRLGDGDGAKDDLLDRVTAFIDGRLGGQYPLDVAVAMLALALRCVAREPRARPPMAKVLLSLSGMYSTIGP, from the coding sequence ATGGCCATCACCGTCCACCACGTCCTCCTCGCGCTGGCGCTGATCCCGCTCGCGGCGGCGCAGCAGGAGTACCAAGCCAACGCGCAGTCCGACTGCTACGCCAACAACGGCAGCTCCGTCCTCGGCTACACCTGCACCAACACCTCCAGCTCCCCGCCGGCATGCGACACCTACCTGGCCTTCCGCTCCGACCTGCCCAGCTACGGCTCCCCCATCACCGTCGCCTTCCTCCTCAACGCCAGCGCGCCCGCCATCGCCGCGGCCAACCACGTGCCCGTCGCCGCCCCGGTCCGGAACAACACCCTGCTCCTCGTCCCCGTCCCCTGCGCCTGCACGGCCGCCGGCCGCTACCAGCACGACGCCGCCTACGCCGTCCAGTTCGTCGACGAGACCTACTTCTCCATCGCCGACGACACGTACCAGGGGCTCTCCACCTGCCAGGCGCTCATGGCCCAGAACCCCGTGCGCGACAGCGACATCCTCCCCGGCGTCGCGCTGACCGTGCCGCTCCGCTGCGCGTGCCCGTCCGCCGCGCAGGCCGCGGCCGGGGTGAGGTACCTTGTCACCTACGTCCTTGACTGGGACGACAACGCGTTCACCGTCGCTCAGCGCTTCGGCGCGGACTACCAGGCCCTGCTTCATGCCAACGGCATCACCGACGACACCACCGTGTACCCGTTCACCACCATGCTCGTTCCGCTCAAGGACCCGCCCACGTCTCAAATACCGGTAGTCTTGCCGGCGCCTCCGGCAGCGCCACCAGCACCGGCATCTGATTTGGTCCCGACGGCCAGTTCCAGTGAATCCAGCCGGTGGTGGATCACCGTCGGCGTTGGTGCTGGATGCAGCGCTCTTGCTTTGGGCGTGCTTGCTCTCTTCTTGCTATGGCGTCGGTGCTGTCGACACGGCGACCGAAACACGAAGACCGCCCCATGGCAGGCTCCGGCGAAGGGAGCTTTGATGTGGCCGACGGTGGAGGCAGTGGACGTGCGCGAGGCGGTGTGGTCGCTGACCGTGCACGACTACGGGGATCTAGAGAGGGCGACATCAGGTTTCTCGGAGGAGCAGCGTCTCGGGAACTCGTCGGTCTACCGCGCGGTGATCAACGGCGGCGCCGCGGCCGTGAAGCGCGTGCCCGGTGACGACATGGGCGCTGAGACCGAGGTTAGCGTCCTGGGGCGCCTCAACCACTCGAGCCTCATCTGCCTGTCGGGCCTCTGCATGCACGGCGGCAACACGTACATGGTGTTGGAGTTCGCCGAGAACGGTGCGCTTAGCGACTGGCTGCGCTTCAACGGCGGCGAGGTGCTCGGATGGAGCCAGCGCGTGCAGGTGGCGCTGGACGTGGCAGGCGGGCTCAACTACCTGCATAACTACACCGACCCTCCCTACGTGCACAGGAACCTCAAGAGCGGCAACATCCTCCTCGACGCGTGCTTCCGCGCCAAGCTATCAAACTTCGGCCTCGCGCGCGCGATCACCGTCGACGCCGACGACGATGACATCGGCCTGTGGATGACCCGGAACGTGGTGGGCACGCAGGGTTACCTAGCGCCCGAGTACCTGGAGCACGGGCTGATCGGCCCCCAGCTCGACGTGTTCGCGTTCGGCGTCGTCCTGCTTGAGCTCTTGTCAgggaaggaggcggcggtggcACCGGACAACGACGGGAAGGTGGTGCTGCTTTGGGAGGAGGCGGAAGGGCTGGGCCGGCTGGGAGACGGCGACGGCGCCAAGGACGACCTGCTGGACAGGGTGACGGCGTTCATCGACGGCCGGCTGGGCGGGCAGTACCCGTTGGATGTGGCGGTCGCCATGCTCGCCTTGGCGTTGAGGTGCGTGGCTCGGGAGCCCCGGGCGCGGCCGCCCATGGCCAAGGTGCTCCTTTCGCTGTCGGGGATGTACAGTACAATTGGACCCTGA
- the LOC123149740 gene encoding protein ACCELERATED CELL DEATH 6 codes for MFLNKSPTSAGLRDSMGRTFLHVAAEKKKVRIVSFVCRNRSLSSILNMQDNDGNTALHLAIQTGSLPMFCALLGNRQIRLNLPNKKRQTALDMSQYKIPSGFFDDQNSEARIHFALKVVSARSGGCRQDHFEENYNDQLKHYEKEELAKVKDSTQTLCIAVVLIATMTFGATFALPGGYRADEHTNGGTPTLSGSYAFDAFIIASTLSFILSAMAIVGLIYSGYYSHSRKIFLLVALYFGATSVTCFTAAFALGLYMVLAPVAHKCAVTICVIIPFVVLCNKIEFLVKWVLLAHHYVLELG; via the exons ATGTTTCTTAACAAGTCCCCAACCAGCGCCGGTTTGCGCGACAGCATGGGAAGGACATTCCTTCATGTAGCTGCTGAGAAAAAGAAAGTCAGGATAGTCAGTTTTGTTTGCAGAAATCGATCGCTCTCATCGATTCTGAATATGCAGGATAATGATGGAAACACTGCACTACACCTAGCTATCCAGACAGGGAGTCTTCCAATGTTTTGTGCTTTGTTAGGTAATCGGCAAATACGTTTAAACTTACCAAATAAGAAACGGCAAACTGCTCTAGATATGTCACAGTATAAGATCCCCTCAGGATTTTTTGATGATCAG AACAGTGAAGCCAGGATACACTTTGCACTTAAAGTCGTTAGTGCTAGGAGTGGTGGCTGTCGCCAGGATCACTTTGAAGAAAACTACAATGACCAGCTAAAACATTATGAAAAAGAAGAATTAGCAAAGGTGAAAGATTCAACACAAACATTGTGTATTGCTGTAGTGCTAattgcaactatgacgtttggtgCTACTTTTGCCCTTCCTGGAGGTTACAGAGCCGATGAGCATACCAATGGAGGCACGCCTACACTTTCTGGGAGTTATGCTTTTGATGCATTCATAATAGCGAGCACACTCTCTTTCATCTTGTCTGCGATGGCTATAGTAGGTCTCATATATTCTGGATACTACTCACACAGTCGCAAAATTTTCTTACTCGTAGCCTTGTATTTTGGAGCAACATCAGTCACATGTTTCACAGCAGCTTTTGCACTAGGCTTATACATGGTGCTAGCGCCAGTTGCTCATAAGTGTGCTGTCACTATCTGTGTCATTATCCCCTTTGTTGTTCTATGCAACAAAATTGAATTTTTGGTAAAGTGGGTTCTTCTGGCCCATCATTATGTACTCGAATTGGGCTAA
- the LOC123154033 gene encoding mitochondrial carrier protein CoAc2-like → MEEAERGGWAVPLAVPELIAGGVAGGVAKCAVAPLERVKILLQTSRAEFRGSGLVGSFRTIYRTEGPFGFYRGNGASVARIVPYAALHYMAYEEYHRWIILGFPNVQQGPVLDLVAGSIAGGTAVVSTYPLDLVRTKLAYQVKGAVNLSLRESKPSEQVYKGILDCLKIIYRQNGLKGLYRGMAPSLYGIFPYSGLKFYFYEKMKTHVPEEHRRDIIPKLACGSVAGLLGQTITYPLDVVRRQMQVQALSSSNLVKGKETFGSLAMIKHQGWKQLFSGLSINYLKVVPSAALGLTVYDSMRDWLNVPSREQVPVVVPVLSEDGSDAAPVYSS, encoded by the exons ATGGAGGAAGCGGAAAGAGGCGGCTGGGCGGTGCCGCTCGCCGTGCCGGAGCTCATCGCTGGCGGGGTCGCCGGTGGCGTTGCCAAGTGCGCCGTCGCGCCGCTCGAGCGCGTCAAGATCCTCCTACAG ACTAGTAGGGCGGAATTCCGTGGGTCTGGATTGGTTGGATCGTTTCGGACAATCTATCGGACAGAAGGTCCCTTCGGGTTTTACAG GGGCAATGGTGCCAGCGTTGCTAGGATTGTTCCTTATGCAGCTTTGCATTACATGGCATACGAAGAGTATCACCGATGGATCATTCTTGGTTTTCCTAATGTTCAACAAGGGCCTGTTCTTGATCTAGTGGCTGGATCAATAGCTGGGGGAACAGCAGTCGTGTCCACATATCCGCTTGATCTGGTTCGCACGAAGTTGGCTTATCAG GTCAAAGGTGCAGTGAACCTCAGTTTAAGAGAATCTAAGCCCTCCGAACAGGTTTACAAAGGGATCCTTGATTGTTTGAAAATAATATACAGGCAAAATGGCTTGAAAGGCCTATACCGTGGCATGG CTCCATCATTATATGGAATCTTTCCTTATTCCGGTCTTAAATTCTATTTCTATGAGAAGATGAAGACTCATGTTCCTGAAGAGCACAGAAGAGATATTATACCAAAACTTGCTTGTGGGTCAGTTGCTGGTTTGTTAGGACAGACAATAACGTATCCCCTTGATGTTGTTAGGCGGCAAATGCAG GTTCAGGCGCTCTCATCGTCCAACCTCGTGAAGGGGAAAGAAACATTTGGAAGCCTTGCTATGATA aaacatcAAGGTTGGAAGCAACTGTTTTCAGGACTATCTATCAACTATTTGAAG GTTGTCCCATCGGCAGCCCTAGGGCTTACTGTGTACGATTCCATGAGGGATTGGCTTAATGTTCCATCTAGAGAGCAAGTGCCTGTGGTTGTCCCTGTGTTATCAGAAGACGGAAGTGATGCTGCCCCTGTTTACTCCAGTTAG